A stretch of Aedes aegypti strain LVP_AGWG chromosome 2, AaegL5.0 Primary Assembly, whole genome shotgun sequence DNA encodes these proteins:
- the LOC5569760 gene encoding dynein-1-beta heavy chain, flagellar inner arm I1 complex isoform X3, translated as MLFFQSIQTNLKLQQVITYSLQIEFIMADNIGGENLADNVSELSSFSDSSDEGKRIEEVIPIAEEEADKPAYSDEDLDTLVGFMRNMIFLFDYDSNDFNDEVAEVIKLWLIDVNYPLLFIYYDGHLLAASLTFPKCSFNDLMYFMREPDQLFNVIETFHDDLMFGTLHNDIEGSLLVTLEQVYGPLMLSNTEWSENVKAHVLVAYNTFMTFLTDIHHKLSGFTLLYVPREGSDMDVQEVVLNRTTIKRLEAVVIEWTSQIRSTINDTQHSVPDDLICPSDEYNFWIYRHEVLFAIQSQFKNVNVLHILEILDLAQSLYTKPLRDVLNDLMIEIEIAEANIPFIKLLVDPCFAIRTLDNEDDLCSQLIYVMHIIRFIGEDSSHLRQDECITKLFLYLSNEIVSCCMQSIDVDKILSGSPSYGIEVCNIKINCCESYKIIYEEMIEHFQDVYAWRLDYAVIFNRIDAFMQRLYDMLEICHAMTIFAKKICIGFTTRSVPVEM; from the exons atgttattttttcaatcaattcaaACAAATCTGAAACTACAGCAAGTGATTACCTATTCGCTTCAAATAGAATTCATAATGGCTGATAATATTGGAGGAGAAAATTTAGCTGATAACGTCAGTGAACTTTCTAGCTTCTCAGACTCCAGTGATGAAG gAAAAAGAATCGAGGAAGTGATTCCAAtagcagaagaagaagcagatAAGCCGGCTTATAGTGATGAAGATTTGGACACATTAGTTGGATTTATGCGCAATATGATCTTTCTCTTTGATtacgattcaaatgattttaacGATGAAGTAGCTGAAGTAATTAAACTTTGGCTGATTGATGTCAATTATCCTCTACTTTTTATATATTACGATGGTCACCTTCTTGCTGCATCACTCACTTTTCCAAAATGTTCTTTCAATGATCTCATGTACTTTATGCGAGAACCAGATCAGCTCTTCAATGTGATTGAAACTTTCCACGATGACCTCATGTTCGGAACACTGCATAACGATATCGAAGGGTCATTACTGGTTACACTAGAACAAGTATACGGACCGCTAATGCTGTCAAATACCGAGTGGTCGGAAAATGTGAAAGCTCACGTTCTAGTTGCATATAATACATTTATGACGTTTCTAACTGATATTCATCATAAACTATCTGGGTTTACTCTCCTGTATGTTCCACGAGAAGGATCTGATATGGATGTCCAGGAAGTTGTGTTGAACCGTACAACCATTAAGAGATTGGAAGCAGTGGTTATCGAGTGGACCAGCCAAATTCGTTCTACAATTAACGACACTCAGCATTCTGTTCCAGATGACCTTATTTGCCCGTCAGATGAATACAACTTTTGGATTTATCGCC ATGAAGTTTTATTTGCTATACAAAGTCAATTTAAAAATGTCAACGTGCTACATATTCTGGAAATTCTGGATCTAGCACAATCTCTATACACCAAACCATTAAGAGatgttttgaatgatttgaTGATAGAAATCGAAATAGCAGAAGCAAATATACCGTTCATTAAACTATTGGTTGACCCTTGTTTTGCTATTCGTACGTTGGATAATGAAGATGATCTGTGCTCACAACTCATATATGTAATGCACATAATTCGATTTATTGGAGAAGATTCATCCCACTTACGTCAAGATGAGTGCATCACAAAGCTATTCCTGTACTTGAGTAACGAGATTGTATCATGCTGTATGCAGAGCATTGATGTTGACAAAATTCTATCCGGATCACCTTCATATGGTATAGAAGTAtgtaacataaaaataaattgctGCGAGTCGTACAAAATAATATATGAGGAA ATGATCGAGCACTTTCAGGACGTATATGCATGGAGACTAGATTACGCGGTTATTTTCAATAGAATCGATGCGTTTATGCAAAGACTTTACGACATGTTAGAAATTTGTCATGCAATGACAATATTTGCCAA